A stretch of DNA from Tsuneonella amylolytica:
GCCATCGCGGCGGCCCGAACCGGCGAGCCAGCCCGCCAGGGCGGTTTCGAACGCATTCGCCGAACCCGCCTGCGGCTTCGAGGAATCCTCGCCCAGGACCGTCGCAACCGTCCCGGCGTCGATCGTGTCGTCGCGAGCGAGCAGCGCGAGGCGATAGATCGCGTTGCGCAGTTCGCGCACGTTACCCCGCCATTCGCGCCGCGCGAGCGCGGCGAGCGCGCCGTCGTCGATCCGGCGGCGCGGCAATCCTTCGCCCACCGCAAGCGCGAGGAAGTGGCCAGCCAGCGCGCCGATGTCGTCCCGCCGATCGCGCAAGGGCGGCAGTTCGATCGGCACGACCGCGAGACGGTAGTACAGATCCTCACGGAATGCCCCTGATGCAATCATCGGGGCGAGATCGCGGTTCGTGGCCGCGACGATCCGTACGTTTACCGCGATTTCCTGCCGCCCCCCTACCCGCCGGATGCGGCCCGACTGGAGCGCGCGCAGCAGCCGCGTCTGCGCCTCGAGCGGCATGTCGCCGATCTCGTCGAGGAACAGCGTGCCGCCGTTCGCTTGTTCGAACTTGCCGATCGCCTGCGCCACCGCGCCGGTGAACGCGCCCTTCTCGTGCCCGAACAGTTCGCTTTCGATGAGTTCGTGCGGGATCGCGGCCGCGTTGACCGCCACGAAAGGGCCGGACTTGCGATGGCCGAGCTGGTGGATCGCCTCTGCGACGAGTTCCTTGCCGGTGCCGGATTCGCCAAGGATGAGGACGGTAAGATCGTTGCGCAGTACGCGGGTGATCATGCGATAGACGCCCTGCATCGCCTGGCTCCGGCCGACGAGCGGGAGCCCCGCCCCGCTCTCGTCGGGCAATGGCGTATCGTGGTTCGCGCGGCCACCGGCGGCATGGTTCACCGCGCGCACCAGTTCGTCGAGATCGAACGGTTTGGGGAAGTACTCGAAGGCCGCGATCTCCGTCGCGCGGACGGCGGTGTCGAGGGTATTCTGTGCCGACAGCACGATGACCGGAAGGTCGGGATGCTCCACCCGCACGCTGGCGAGGCTTTCTATCCCGTCGCCATCGTCGAGAACGACGTCG
This window harbors:
- a CDS encoding sigma-54-dependent transcriptional regulator codes for the protein MGKRILLVEDDGSIATVITAALEDEGYAVDRVDGIAARDRMLAAGDYAAMLTDVVLDDGDGIESLASVRVEHPDLPVIVLSAQNTLDTAVRATEIAAFEYFPKPFDLDELVRAVNHAAGGRANHDTPLPDESGAGLPLVGRSQAMQGVYRMITRVLRNDLTVLILGESGTGKELVAEAIHQLGHRKSGPFVAVNAAAIPHELIESELFGHEKGAFTGAVAQAIGKFEQANGGTLFLDEIGDMPLEAQTRLLRALQSGRIRRVGGRQEIAVNVRIVAATNRDLAPMIASGAFREDLYYRLAVVPIELPPLRDRRDDIGALAGHFLALAVGEGLPRRRIDDGALAALARREWRGNVRELRNAIYRLALLARDDTIDAGTVATVLGEDSSKPQAGSANAFETALAGWLAGSGRRDGDLYHAAIAELERPLLAHALAETGGNQVRAARLLGINRNTLRKRLTDLAIDPDVSAANR